The Corylus avellana chromosome ca8, CavTom2PMs-1.0 genome has a segment encoding these proteins:
- the LOC132189991 gene encoding ubiquitin C-terminal hydrolase 12-like: MTQEEKKLQKKDMEDKTCHPLPADNDATGIIQSTRDLPPAHYTLQIKNFSILLGMEEEKCNSGEFEVGGYQWRLVLYPNGKKNSNGNGHISLYLAIAATNDLPLGWEANVHIRFFVFDQIRDKYLCIQDASGRVRRFHNLKTEWGFDHLLSHETLNDSSNGYLVDDTCAFGVEVFVIKCTGKGESLSMINEPQSNVFTWRIDNFTDMKNEFYYSEHFTIEGRRWKLKLYPKGSGTGVGTCLSLYLILGDSETLLPNRKFYAKYKLRITDQIHSNHREKTVDQWFSVPGNGYGVHEFLSMRDLRDTSKGYLVRDGLLIECKMDAISIPY, encoded by the exons ATGacccaagaagaaaaaaaacttcaaaagaaaGACATGGAAGATAAAACTTGCCATCCTCTCCCTGCTGACAATGATGCAACTG gGATCATACAATCAACTAGAGATCTTCCACCAGCTCATTATACACTTCAAATCAAGAATTTCTCAATACTGTTAGGGATGGAGGAGGAAAAATGTAACTCGGGGGAGTTTGAAGTTGGCGGCTACCAATG GAGATTGGTACTTTACCCAAATGGGAAAAAGAATAGCAATGGGAACGGTCACATCTCTCTTTACTTGGCAATAGCAGCTACCAATGATCTTCCACTTGGCTGGGAGGCTAACGTGCACATAAGATTCTTTGTGTTTGATCAAATCCGAGACAAGTACCTATGTATTCAAG ATGCGAGTGGGAGAGTAAGACGCTTTCATAACTTGAAGACTGAATGGGGATTCGATCACTTACTTTCCCATGAAACTCTCAATGATTCATCAAATGGTTATCTTGTTGATGACACTTGTGCCTTTGGGGTGGAAGTTTTTGTTATTAAATGTACCGGTAAAGGGGAGAGTTTGTCAATGATAAATGAACCTCAAAGTAATGTTTTCACTTGGAGGATTGACAACTTTACGGACatgaaaaatgaattttattactCTGAGCATTTCACCATTGAAGGGCGAAGATG gaagttGAAACTCTATCCGAAGGGAAGTGGAACAGGAGTAGGCACATGCTTGTCACTCTATCTCATCTTAGGTGATTCAGAAACTCTTCTTCCCAACAGAAAATTCTACGCAAAATACAAGCTGCGAATAACGGACCAAATCCATAGCAATCATCGTGAAAAGACAG TTGATCAGTGGTTTTCTGTTCCCGGCAACGGTTATGGTGTCCACGAGTTTTTGTCAATGAGAGATCTACGGGACACATCAAAGGGCTACTTAGTGCGTGATGGTTTGCTCATTGAATGCAAAATGGATGCAATATCCATTCCCTATTAA
- the LOC132190993 gene encoding MATH domain and coiled-coil domain-containing protein At3g58370-like, with amino-acid sequence MADVVEEEEEDEGQNQVYSDAAASLVVEGFVIKATGKGECLSMINELQHNYFTWKIDNFTDLKDEDYCSEQFTVEGRRWKLKLYPKGSRTGSGTWLSLYLSLDDSETLPPNRKLYAKYKLRIRDQINSNHLEETSLCS; translated from the exons ATGGCCGATGTCGtcgaagaagaagaggaagatgaaggGCAGAATCAGGTGTACTCGGATGCGGCCGCTTCCTTGGT GGTGGAAGGTTTTGTTATTAAAGCTACTGGTAAAGGAGAGTGTTTGTCGATGATAAATGAGCTTCAACATAATTATTTCACTTGGAAGATTGACAACTTTACTGACTTGAAAGATGAGGATTATTGCTCTGAGCAATTCACTGTTGAAGGACGAAGATG GAAGTTGAAACTCTATCCGAAGGGAAGTAGAACAGGATCAGGCACATGGTTGTCTCTCTATCTCAGCTTAGATGATTCAGAAACTCTTCCTCCCAACCGAAAATTGTACGCAAAATACAAGTTGCGTATAAGGGACCAAATCAATAGCAATCATCTTGAAGAGACAAGTCTGTGCTCTTGA